Proteins from a genomic interval of Crassostrea angulata isolate pt1a10 chromosome 7, ASM2561291v2, whole genome shotgun sequence:
- the LOC128157045 gene encoding heat shock 70 kDa protein 12A-like: MIKIVFEDNTEIWEGFHVLHNFVEMISLQARKTLLDFFEKYPLEYYDFLQEVKSKIRRISPDCPNLKIKISSVMLEELRCAEGMQKSILSTGRKGELELKGDKCIVKPEQFKILFTEAGRRIVDYIEKKLFAEFSDINQIILVGEFAQSPILQNIIKTAFSAKNVIIPWDGGMAAVRGAVFYGQGHVSFVTDVVPNMQQTPLNNAQVALPKALSKDRRLKKSMIDDGKPSPSESKKSSQQKMCVIL; the protein is encoded by the exons atgataaagatTGTGTTTGAGGATAACACAGAAATTTGGGAAGGATTCCATGTCTTACACAATTTCGTTGAAATGATCAGTTTACAAGCTAGGAAAACCTTGTtagatttctttgaaaaataccCCTTAGAATATTACGATTTTCTACAGGAGGTAAAATCAAAAATCAGACGGATATCGCCCGACTgcccaaatttaaaaatcaaaatatcctCCGTCATGCTGGAGGAGTTGCGATGTGCTGAAGGTATGCAGAAATCAATCCTAAGTACAGGACGTAAAGGCGAGCTTGAACTCAAAGGAGACAAATGTATCGTCAAACCAGAACAGTTTAAGATTTTGTTTACTGAGGCCGGAAGACGCATTGTAGactatatagaaaaaaagttgtttgCTGAATTTTCAGATATCAATCAAATAATTCTTGTTGGAGAATTTGCACAATCACCGATACTTCAGAACATTATCAAAACAGCATTTTCGGCGAAAAATGTCATCATTCCCTGGGACGGAGGTATGGCAGCAGTAAGGGGTGCTGTGTTTTATGGACAAGGTCATGTATCGTTTGTGACAGAT GTTGTTCCCAACATGCAACAAACACCTCTAAACAATGCACAAGTTGCGTTGCCAAAGGCGTTGTCAAAGGATAGAAGACTTAAAAAAAGCATGATAGACGATGGAAAACCAAGCCCGAGTGAATCCAAGAAAAGTTCTCAACAAAAAATGTGTGTGATATTGTGA